Proteins encoded together in one Lutra lutra chromosome 4, mLutLut1.2, whole genome shotgun sequence window:
- the AKR1A1 gene encoding aldo-keto reductase family 1 member A1, with product MATSCVLLHTGQKMPLIGLGTWKSDPGQVKAAVKYALSVGYRHIDCAAIYGNETEIGEALKENVGPGKAVPREELFVTSKLWNTKHHPEDVEPALRKTLADLQLEYLDLYLMHWPYAFERGDNPFPKNADGTIRYDSTHYKETWKALEALVAKGLVRALGLSNFSSRQIDDVLSVASVRPAVLQVECHPYLAQKELIAHCQARGLEVTAYSPLGSSDRAWRDPDEPVLLEEPVVLALAKKYGRSPAQILLRWQVQRKVICIPKSITPSHILQNIQVFDFTFSLEEMKQLDALNKNWRYIVPMLTVDGKKVPRDAGHPLYPFNDPY from the exons ATGGCGACTTCGTGTGTCCTCCTGCATACTGGGCAGAAGATGCCCCTGATTGGGCTGGGCACCTGGAAGAGCGATCCTGGCCAG GTGAAAGCAGCTGTTAAGTACGCCCTGAGTGTAGGCTACCGCCACATTGACTGTGCTGCTATCTACGGCAATGAGACCGAGATCGGGGAGGCCCTGAAGGAGAATGTGGGACCTGGCAAG GCGGTGCCGAGAGAGGAGCTGTTTGTGACTTCGAAGCTGTGGAACACTAAACACCACCCTGAGGATGTGGAGCCTGCCCTCCGGAAGACGCTGGCTGACCTCCAGCTGGAGTATTTGGACCTGTACCTGATGCACTGGCCTTACGCATTTGA GCGGGGAGACAACCCTTTCCCTAAGAATGCCGATGGGACTATCCGCTATGATTCTACCCACTACAAGGAGACCTGGAAGGCTCTGGAGGCACTGGTGGCTAAGGGGCTGGTACGGGCACTGGGCCTATCCAACTTCAGCAGTCGACAGATTGATGATGTGCTCAGTGTGGCCTCTGTGCGCCCAGCTGTCCTGCAG GTGGAATGTCACCCGTACTTGGCTCAGAAGGAGCTGATTGCCCACTGCCAAGCACGCGGCCTGGAGGTGACTGCTTATAGCCCTCTGGGCTCCTCTGATCGAGCTTGGCGTGATCCTGATGAACCGGTCCTACTTGAGGAGCCAGTCGTCCTGGCCCTGGCTAAAAAGTATGGCCGGTCTCCAGCTCAGATCCTGCTCAG GTGGCAGGTGCAGCGGAAAGTGATCTGCATTCCCAAGAGCATCACCCCTTCACATATCCTCCAGAACATTCAG GTGTTTGACTTTACGTTTAGCCTAGAGGAGATGAAGCAGCTGGATGCCCTGAATAAAAATTGGCGATACATTGTGCCCATGCTTACA GTGGATGGGAAGAAGGTCCCGAGAGATGCAGGGCACCCTCTGTACCCCTTTAATGATCCGTACTGA